DNA from Cygnus atratus isolate AKBS03 ecotype Queensland, Australia chromosome 7, CAtr_DNAZoo_HiC_assembly, whole genome shotgun sequence:
AAAGTAAAGTACACCCTGCAAAATTGTGTCATATGGGTGGATTCAGCACTTAAGATGTATGGTCTGCTCACAAATCTGCGGTGCGTGCTGGAGGGCAAATACAAAATGTGGGCATCAGGTAGCAAGTCCATGGATGTGTCCTCTGTATCATGTGCCTGGAATCCTGTAACCTTTGATTGCACGCTTTTTCAGCTTCCCTAATGGTCTTTTAACATAAATTTTGTGAATAATACTATACTTCCTTGCCAACACACATACTTTCTTATCTTACTGCATTAGCCCGTCTGGTTTACCTTTCCTCCTCTATTTGTCTGTGCGCTTCGTCAAGGCagagtgtgttttgtttgtgtcagattttgtttcagaacaTAGTGAGGAAGAAGTGTGTGGATATGCACTGGTCCGTGTAgtgctgtttgtttgtcttgAAGCAAATAGGTAAAGTCAAAAAATGGACTTTATACTTCAAGGAAAAAGTCACAAGGCTTGTGAGGAGGTCAGTGATGTCGTCTGGATCATGTGGACATCTGCAAAGGCTGCTTAGAAAGCTATGTCAGCTACATAGGCAGATTTTGCTACATGTTGGAAAGTTgtgtcagaaaatgaaagctgtccCGTCTCCACTCTGAAAGCAATCGAGCACCTTGAAGATGTAGTTTTGACATCTTAAACTCATTTGGATCTcctttgctttgtgtgttttattcttATCAGCTGTGGGAATGAACTTGTAAAGCTGGGACCCTTTACAGTCACTTAAGAGCATGCATGAGATACCAGGTTTGGAGCTGCTTACAAAAGCTGTGATAGTTGCAACTATGAACTCGTTTGATCTTTCTGAGCTGCTGTGACCATTGCTACCTGATCCAAACTGTGGCCATGTCAGATGTCCCATTTGAGATGTGACCTATCCTTTCTGTAAAGAGTGAAGCACTTACATGATCAGACAGAGTGGAGCAATGTGTATCTTGCCAGAGCCATGGAAGTGATGAGTAAACTGGTCAttagagattttctttttatcataaGTGAGCTCTCTTCTAATTCATTAGTGCGTGTTATATAGGGATAGTACTTCAGGCTGCAATGAAGATCCCTATTGTGCTAGACACCATATAAATACAGAGAATACAAACCTTGCAAAAACCTTATTACACTGTTTAACTTACAATGAAACAGATGTTTGGGACAATAGAGGAGAAGAGTATAATAAAAACTGCATTAGTGCATGTTCTAATGCTTATAGTTGGCATAGTTTTGGTCTCTGAATCATTAAAAGctttatacaaatatttacttgtaaataaatattagcaAAGCCTAttatacaaagagaaaataggaCTTCTTTCCAAGTAGTATACAAGATTTTTGGCCTCAAGTAAAATAAGTGAGAGCTTACAGTCTGAGGAGCACACAGGCACAAATAAATGGTACTTGAGGAATACACGAAGACCTGGCTACGTTTAATGGTAGTCTTTTCTGCTTATGGGACTGGATGGTAATTTCGTATAATTTTGctatcttttgtgttttttttatccACTGATATTTTTCAGGGATACTATTTCAAGCATACCTTCACTGCTCAGAAGTGTTGACAAACACACACGTCATTGTGAGGCTACAAATGGTTCAGGTGCCTCATACTACAGTCCTTTTGGACTTaacttcttcctttgaaaactgCATGTAGTTTTTCTGCTCTTAACATTTGTAGACTGACTTACCTTATCCTATAGCTCTTGATTATGCCTTGTGCGATCAGCTTTGAAAGCCAAGAGGGTAGATTAGGACAATGCTTCTTACTCTTTTTAAATCAGAAGACTAccaaacctttttaaaaaaattaaaaagactcTAGTGATCCTCCTGTACAGAATTGTTTCAAGGTATCATGTATAGCCTAGAAGAAATGAAGCTcagctgtgggttttttgtgtgtttttgttgtttgtttgcttgcttgcttttttttggcatttctgttttctcccagtTTGTTCACTTCTAAGTTTGGCAATgtgtgtacatttttttttccaataattttGTAAGCTTTTTGCAATGCACCTTCTGATATTTTGGGGGAAGGCAGCTTGTGAATACTTCTCAAAGGCTCACCTGTGGTGATATTTAGGGCCAGCTCTGGGTAACCTTTCTGGTTTGGGTCAGAGAGCTCTGTCCTACTCTGATTTTTACAAGGAATATTCACTTTTCATACAAAGGTGAATTCTTTTTatatgaatcatagaatcatagaatatcccaagttggaagggacccataaggatcatcaagtccaactcctggcaccacacaggtctacccaaaaatttTAGACCACATGACTAggtgcacagtccaaacacttcttaaactctgacagacTTGGTGCATTGACTgtttccctggggagcctgttccagtgtgtgaccaccctctcagtgaagaacctcttcctgatgtgtagcctaaacctcccctgccgcagcttgacaccattcccatgggtcctatcactggtgattaaggagaatagatCGGCGAATTCCACATTGTATTCCCTTAAAAGTGAATTTTGCACTAAACTGTGTACCGGGAAGTATAGCTGCTTTGAACAGAGACTGCAGTTTAAAATAAAGGCCAGGCCAGGGACTAGTGTGTGCTGGTGGAGCCCCACTGAACGTAACTGAGCTGCAGTGGCGGGCGCCAGCAAAGTGAGTTGGCTGTACATGCTGTGACATCTGTGGGGAAAAGCCTGTCGTGGTAGGATGCAACTGCTGAGGAAATTACCCTGAGGAAAGGGATACCAGACACGGGGACAAATTCTGGTGACGTGGTCTTGCTTCTCACACATTTCAGTACACTGCGTTTGAAAGGAAAGCCTCACCTTTATGTACCAAAGCCGCACTTCCTAGCCAGGCAGTGTGGTTTCACAGCTCCGTACCCTGACCCCTGtctgcctgtttttcttccctttctgcagatGGCGAGCAGCCCACGGGCCGGGCTGCCCCAGCGAGCAGCGGTGGCAGGAGCCAGCCCCTGGCCCTGAGGTGGGGAAGAGGAGCGTCGCCGCACCGCGCCATGGCCCCGCGCAGTGGCCCACCTGATGGCGGCTGGGGCTGGATGATCGTTGCCGGCTGCTTCCTGGTCACCATCTGTACCAGGGCCGTGACGAGGTAAAGGGGCTGCTGCTTGTCTCTCCGGCCTGCTGTGGcacccctttcttttttcccctcagaaatatttctcaaaaatggaaagaagaggaaTAGACCACTGCCTTGCACAAACACGATGTATGTGTTTGGGGTGAGATGGCTTCCATAGCTGCTGCTGGGCCGCTTTGTTGTCAGCTGGAGACAGAGGAGCCTGGTTCCTGTGAACGTGGATGTTAAACTGAGAGACAGGCaccctggggagggagaggcactGGCACAGCATCTTCTTGGACAGTCAATATAATATAAATGCAGTGTTTcctactaaaaaaaatacatattttaaaataaagctgccAGGTTTAAGGATCTGAAGTCTAGGATCTTGGGATAAATAGCACAGAAGTGGCATGCAAATGTCGACACAGTGTAATCTCTCTCAATTAGTTAAATCTATCTGAATTAGGTTCTAAATCAGCCTGATTCCCCTGTTAGGATCATAGCTGGACGCCATTTTGTGATTCCATTGTTGCCAGTGCAAAGCAAGGATTCTTCCCTGGTTGAATCACACTAACCAAAGTGCTTTATATAAAGTACTGTTGGGATTACTAAACTTGCATGTGCCATTTGATGTTTTGTCTCATGTATTAATTATCTTCATTTCCAATACCCTTTTgcaactgtttaaaaatgtcCATCCAGCTGGGATCTAGACAAACCacagatttaattttcctgGGAGCTGGAGAAGACCTTCAAGCAGGTTCTCTTTATTGCTGAAGAATGAGACTGCTTTCTGTGAGGCAAATATCCCAGGTTTAACAGATTGTTGTTCATGTTGTCTTTCCTAGGTgcatctccattttttttgtggagTTCCAGGCATATTTTGGGCAGGATTATGCCAGAACAGCTTGGATCCACTCCATTGTCGACTGTGCCACGATGCTCTGTGGTGTGTATTACACTTTGACGACAAGTgtgactgctttttcttcagctccaTCTGGTTTTGGCACACCCATCAGCCAGTGGAGTAGGCTGGGAAACATGGTTGCTGCGGACTCTCTGGGGTCTGGTATAACCGAGCTGCTTCCCTCAGCATAGTTGGGCAGGAAGGGAGTGTCTTCAtactacagaaaagaaacagaattttgttttgtcaaatGATCTAAGTTTCCAGAAATGTACTTTTGTCAAGGTCTAGTGGGACAAGTTGTGTTTGAGAGCTGCTAACTGAGCACGTGTTTCTGTTGCCTATTGATTGGAATCATATTTGAGAGTTAGCACAGTCTGTACTTCTAGCCTTTGAATCGTGTCACATCATCATCATTTTAGCAGActtgtatttacaaatattcttttcccttaaaaagaagttttgtgCTACTAAGAATAATATGCATCAATTCAGCAGCTGTATTAAAGTTTCTTATGGATTTACTTCAAAATTATACAATTAGgtgaaaattcaggctttaatCCTGCCATACAGGGGTTAATCCATGAGAATAGCCATGAGGGCATAGGGACACAGCCGAATTGAGACATAGCATCTCTTCTGCATCAGCCAGGTTATATCTTGAAAAAAGATAGATGAGGATAAGCTTGTCCTGGCATTGCAGGTAGCAGAGAAGGAGAGGGCTGGTGATGACACCCCCTGGTAGAGGCAGGGTGACCTGGGAACAGTTATTGTAGGAGAAGTTCAGGACAGGTTTGGTGGCTCTGGAGATGGTCCGAATGATGCGAGACCTCTTACACCTAAGTCTGGCACAGAGCCCGCAGGAAGGACGCCTGAAGTTTCTGAAGTCTGAAGAGCAGATTGCATGTTGGGGAAGGTCTCTGCAGTTGTAAGAATGGAGTAAAGAACAGCGTGGGCCGTATCCGGTTGTTGCTGTGGCCTCTCTTGACCCTGAAAACTTCAGAATAGCTGTGTCCCGTAATGACTTTGATCTGCTGAAAAAGCTACTGTAAACTTTAGTTTTATCCTgactttcaggaaaataattttagaaggTTTTTGATTCTCACACCATTCTGATAGGAAGGGATGCTGAAAGACCACCCTGCATTGCTGTGATCACCACTTTCCCCTGCTTGCCTGCTGTGTTCTTTCCCTTGATGTTAGTTGCAATGAACTATGTCTGAGGACTTGCTATTAACTACCagctttatttgtttctttgaagcCCCACTTGGGAGTTTAATCAGTAATCATGTATCCTGCCAAGTTGGTATCATGCTAGGAGGGCTGCTTGCATCTACTGGACTAATTTTGAGCTCCTTCGCCGCCAGCCTGGAACATCTCTACTTATCATTAGGAGTCCTTACAGGTAGGAGGCACTCAGCTCCTTTGGTCCAGTCAGGAAAATGACACAGGAATGTTAAAAAATGATAGTCTTTCCTTTTAAGAGTGGTGATCTCTTCTCCATGTCATATTGCCACAGCAGTGGTCAGTAGAGATACTGAGGCTTGTTCCCCTCATTGTAAAAAAAGGGGCTCTTGCTGCAGTCAGTGGGTCTTGTACAGCCCAAATATTGCATGCTGCAAAAGCATCTCTTTAACGTTGTTAGAGAGAAGACTATGggaaaaagctgtgaaattatGGGAGGTCAGGAAAGATGTCTGCTGCAGGAGATACACATAAAATTTTCTCTTTCGCCTGTGATTTGTGAGGATTTTGTTATGGTAGTGGTTCTAGAGTGCCgccaaatatttgcatattaaaaaatgaaatttaaatcaaaacaaaaggaCTAGGTGGGCAGAGTAGCCCTGGGTGAATACCTAGTACCTCAGTTGTggactttatttttatctgcattaTATTCCCTTTGAAAAGCGAACACATCCCTGGCTGATAGTATTGTTGTAGCAGCTCCTCCATTTGCGTTCAGGTATGTTGATAGCAGATATTTTTGCTCTGTCCAATTATCCTGTGTTTGCTGTGAACTGAGGAACGTTAGTGGTGCCTATGGTCACACTGTCATTCCTTCATTATTAATACTGACCTGGTAGCCACGGTGATATAAGCCCTTGTACTTGGTCCCCTGCTGTTTAGTAAGGAGGTGGTGGAATTACTGCAGTTCACATGCTGCCAacagcttatttaaaaaaaaaaaatccgtatTGTAGTGCATGTAGCTCCTTCATTACAATGTTAATCTGTTGACAAATGTGttcataacaaataaaaaggttCCTTGTAATTCAAAAGGGCTATGCCACATACCACCCTAATGCCGCTGAGGCTTCCTTAGTGAAAACCACAACGAATATTGGGGTGGAAAAGCAATTGCACTTTGTAGATGGGGCTGTAAAGAGTCCATTCTGCGAGCAGTTAACTTCTAGTCTGTAGGGAGTGATTAATGTAGAGATAACTGTTGGTAAATGCTAGTGGTGATGCTCCAACCCAGAGAGGAGGTAGGAACATAACTGACAAAGGTCCATAAAAATGCTGGACTTGAAACTGAAGAGTGAGGCAGAGATGAGAAGGGGGACTGACAATAGGTAGCAGAGCTCACCCTAGAAGgtgtggaaatattttcagtcacaAACTTTGCATTTCCACTTTTCACTGGACATTTTTGGCTTTTGGGGACCTATTTCTGCTGCCAACTCATTCAAAATAGAGTGTACttgccacagctgctctgccGTCTCCTTCCCTTGCCCTCTCTAATCCACTTAGCGCAGCGCCTGCCCAGCACAGAGGAGGCCTTTGAGGAGAACCTTGCAAGCCGGTTATGGCACAGGTGATTACCTCCATGGCTGGCAAGTTCTGCCAGAAGCCATGGGGACCCTTTTAACCCGAACGTAGGATGTGTTCCAAAACCCTAGTCAGGAACACGTTTCAGTGTCTGATtcagaaatgcatgttttagTATCGGTGCAAGTATTTGATGGTTAAAATCTCTCTGGTTTCTGCATCAGAGACCACAGTCTCTTCCAAGAGATGGATTTTATTTGTCTGCTGACTCGGACATGGCTTTGTCTTTtgaggcttttttcccctctgtacCTTTACCCAGGGATTTATAAATGCTCAGGACTCCAACCAGCTGCTGCATTGAGTTAGTTTAGCTGACTAGAACATGTTTAGTGCAGGATATCAGTGACAGAGTCTAACTCCTTGTGCTGCCTTTGAGACCTGAAAATTAATGGTTGGGTTTGCACTAGACTGAAACACAAAGCATTGCCTCACCAGACCAGTGTGCCCCACATCGGTGTCTGTGCAGGCTCTGGGATGAGACCTCATCTGGTATCCATGAGTCCTCATCTGGTATCCAGGAAAAACTgacatgctgtttttctgatatTCATTGATAGTCCTTGTTCTTGTTGTTAAATGCACCCCATCACTCCTTTCTGAGCCTTGTTATCATAGATTTATAATGATCCATTAGATTTGTCGAGTCAGTGACCCTGATGGTGGAAGAAGGGAATCATCCTGGTTTCTTTCCACACTGTGACTGGGCTGCATGTCAGGAAGAGCTTCCTATTCATTGGTGCTGATGAAAGTAGGCTGTGTGGTTTGATTTAATGTGTTCCATATGTCGTGCTCAGAATTAAGCCATCTGCACTGTGCTTTCTCTTCTAGGACTTGGGTTTGCACTCTGTTATTCTCCAGCTATCGCGATGGTGGGCAAATATTTCAACAAGAGGAAAGCGTTGGCTTATGGGATAGCCATGTCTGGAAGCGGAATTGGTACCTTCATCCTGGCCCCCGTGGTCCAACTCCTAATTGAGCAGTTTTCCTGGCGTGGGGCATTACTCATCCTGGGAGGTTTTGTTCTAAACCTCTGCGTCTGTGGTGCCTTGATGCGGCCTATCGCCCTTAAGGAGGACCGTAAAACTGCTCCGGGGCTTCTTGAACAGGAGTATGTCCCTGAAGCTCAGAAACAAGACTTAAAGCGAATGTCCGTCTGTTCACCTTTAATCAAAGCATGGTCGCATGAGTGTTTATGCTACTGTTCATGGAAGGAATATGACTTTTTGCTGATGCCAGGCTTCATGGTGCTAGCAGTGTCAGTTTTATTTATGGCGTATGGCTGCAGCCCTCTCTTTGTCTACTTAGTGCCTTATGCCTTGAGCGTTGGAGTGAGCCATCACCAGGCTGCCTTCCTCATGTCCATACTTGGTGTCATTGATATCATTGGTAACATCACCTTTGGATGGCTAACAGACAGAAGGTAATGGCGTACGGCTAAGGAAATGCAAGCTTTATCCGATGGGAGGCTAGATCCAAGTGGGGTGTAATGCACGTAAAAGTTAACATTATCGATGTTGTCTGTAGCACCTGTcacttttccagaaaaacaacGAACAATcaaactttcagaaatgcttgCTGTTTAATGGTTTTGTCTCTTTGGAGTTCATTGGCTTCTACTGGATCCTCCCCCAAACCCAAGAAATGATGTGTTTGTGAAAAGCTAAAAGCTCTTGCATTTGACTATGGAAATGTAACCTCTTGCCCAAGGTACATCAAGCATGATCCTCTGTACGTAATCCCTAGAGGATGATACTATTTGTGCCTTTCCATCTCTtttgtgctgctggagagaTGCAGAAGTGATGGAAAAGGAACAAAGGTCTGGCCTACCACTGTCGGGCATGTACTCAGGACTGACCTAAAACTGTTATACACTTCCCAGTATAAGAGAACTCACCATGCTCTATTAACTCAGCCAGTCGAGACATCTGTGTGCGGCATCTGGCTAAACTAAGAGATGTTTTGGTTCTAAAGAACGCAATATTCTTTGTGCTTATTTGGTTTGTAGGAAAAATCAGTCATTGGTTTtgtggggcagggagagaggaaTTGCCATCTCACTTGGCTAAACTAACTCCAGCATTTAAGGGCCGATGTGAAGCTGAGACAGATGTACTCTAGCATTTTTTGCATAATACTGAGAGCACCTTTTTGAGCTGGAAAGCCcctgaaatactgctttgaaCACTGAGACTTCAGAGGGCTGCAAAATCCTAGCAGCTGAGCGGCTCCTCTCACTAGGGGCAGGCCTAAGAACAGTGTGGGGTGCTGCTCTCCAGGGGTTTTTGCAACTGTAGCGGGGTATCTTTCCTCAGCCAAGCTCCTCACTGGTTGAGCTTTTCATCTTG
Protein-coding regions in this window:
- the SLC16A12 gene encoding monocarboxylate transporter 12, with protein sequence SAPPPPAAGLGGAPQAADGEQPTGRAAPASSGGRSQPLALRWGRGASPHRAMAPRSGPPDGGWGWMIVAGCFLVTICTRAVTRCISIFFVEFQAYFGQDYARTAWIHSIVDCATMLCAPLGSLISNHVSCQVGIMLGGLLASTGLILSSFAASLEHLYLSLGVLTGLGFALCYSPAIAMVGKYFNKRKALAYGIAMSGSGIGTFILAPVVQLLIEQFSWRGALLILGGFVLNLCVCGALMRPIALKEDRKTAPGLLEQEYVPEAQKQDLKRMSVCSPLIKAWSHECLCYCSWKEYDFLLMPGFMVLAVSVLFMAYGCSPLFVYLVPYALSVGVSHHQAAFLMSILGVIDIIGNITFGWLTDRRCLKKYRHFCYLFAVGMDGLCCLFLPVLQTFPLLVPFSFTFGYFDGAYVTLIPVVTADVVGTSSLSSALGVVYFLHAIPYLVSPPVAGWLVDTTGSYTASFLLCGFSMIFSSTLLCFARLAKKIKRTHLRSLTNDTHSKHHIWTNGAIAYSVTGELDQKDAEFLAVDTSSYSNR